From a single Klebsiella quasivariicola genomic region:
- the fecD gene encoding Fe(3+) dicitrate ABC transporter permease subunit FecD yields MKIALVIFITLALAGCALLSLHMGVIPVPWRALLTDWQDGREHYYVLMEYRLPRLLLALFVGAALAVAGVLVQGIVRNPLASPDILGINHAASLASVGALLLMPSLSVMVLPLLAFAGGMAGLILLKMLAKTHQPMKLALTGVALSACWASLTDYLMLLHPQDVNSALLWLTGSLWGRDWHFVKIAVPLLILFLPLSLRFCRDLDLLALGDARAATLGVSVQRTRFQGLMLAVAMTATGVAVCGPISFIGLVVPHMVRRIAGGRHRWLMPVSALTGALLLVIADLLARIIHPPLELPAGVLTAIIGAPWFVWLLVRMR; encoded by the coding sequence ATGAAAATTGCGCTGGTCATTTTCATCACCCTTGCCCTGGCAGGCTGTGCGCTGTTATCACTCCATATGGGGGTGATCCCCGTGCCGTGGCGCGCGCTGCTGACCGACTGGCAGGACGGACGCGAGCATTATTATGTATTGATGGAGTACCGACTGCCGCGCTTGCTGCTGGCACTGTTTGTCGGTGCAGCCCTCGCCGTGGCGGGCGTGCTGGTACAGGGGATTGTGCGTAACCCGCTAGCATCACCGGATATTCTCGGCATTAACCATGCCGCCAGCCTTGCCTCTGTGGGAGCACTGCTTCTTATGCCATCACTATCCGTGATGGTGCTGCCGCTGCTGGCCTTTGCGGGCGGTATGGCGGGGTTGATCTTGCTGAAGATGCTGGCAAAGACCCACCAGCCGATGAAGCTGGCGCTCACCGGCGTGGCGCTTTCCGCCTGCTGGGCGAGCCTGACGGATTACCTGATGCTCCTGCACCCGCAGGATGTAAACAGTGCCCTGCTGTGGCTGACGGGTAGCTTATGGGGGCGCGACTGGCACTTTGTGAAGATTGCCGTGCCGTTGCTCATTCTGTTTTTGCCGCTGAGCCTGCGCTTTTGTCGCGATCTCGACCTGCTGGCGCTGGGCGATGCACGAGCAGCCACGCTCGGCGTGTCGGTTCAGCGCACCCGGTTCCAGGGGCTGATGCTGGCTGTCGCGATGACAGCAACCGGCGTGGCCGTCTGTGGCCCGATAAGTTTTATTGGTCTCGTCGTGCCGCACATGGTGCGCAGGATCGCCGGCGGGCGTCACCGCTGGCTGATGCCCGTTTCGGCCCTGACGGGCGCGTTGTTGCTGGTCATTGCCGATCTGCTGGCACGAATCATTCATCCGCCGCTGGAGCTTCCGGCAGGCGTGCTGACCGCCATTATCGGCGCACCGTGGTTTGTCTGGCTGCTTGTGAGAATGCGATAA
- the fecE gene encoding Fe(3+) dicitrate ABC transporter ATP-binding protein FecE, protein MRLRTENLTVSYGAQTVLDGLSLALPAGKITALLGPNGCGKSTLLNCFSRLLTPDSGEILLDEKPIAGFSARQLARRLALLPQHHLSPEGITVRELVSYGRSPWLSLWGRLSAEDNERVNVAMSQTRTRNLADRRLTQLSGGQRQRAFLAMVLAQDTPLILLDEPTTYLDINHQVELMRLMVELKRQGKTVVTVLHDLNQASRYCDHLVVLASGRVMAQGAPEAVMKPELLKTVFSVEAEIHPEPVSGRPMCVVK, encoded by the coding sequence ATGAGATTACGTACTGAAAATCTGACCGTCAGCTATGGCGCACAAACCGTGCTGGATGGACTTTCTCTCGCCCTGCCTGCCGGAAAAATCACGGCCCTGCTCGGCCCTAACGGTTGCGGGAAATCGACGCTGTTGAACTGTTTTTCTCGCCTGTTAACACCAGACTCTGGCGAGATATTGCTTGATGAAAAACCCATAGCCGGTTTTTCCGCCCGCCAGCTGGCTCGCCGCCTGGCTTTACTGCCGCAACACCATTTATCCCCCGAGGGGATCACTGTACGGGAACTGGTTTCCTACGGCCGCAGCCCGTGGCTGTCGTTGTGGGGGCGACTCTCCGCGGAAGACAACGAGCGGGTCAACGTGGCAATGAGTCAGACCCGGACGCGCAATCTGGCTGACCGCAGGTTAACCCAGCTTTCCGGCGGCCAGCGCCAGCGTGCGTTTCTGGCGATGGTGCTGGCACAGGATACCCCACTCATTCTTCTTGATGAGCCTACGACCTACCTCGATATCAATCATCAGGTTGAACTGATGCGCCTGATGGTTGAACTCAAAAGGCAGGGGAAAACCGTAGTGACGGTACTCCACGATCTGAATCAGGCCAGCCGCTATTGCGATCATCTGGTGGTACTGGCAAGCGGTCGCGTGATGGCGCAAGGTGCTCCGGAAGCAGTGATGAAACCAGAGCTTCTAAAGACGGTGTTCAGCGTAGAAGCGGAAATCCATCCCGAACCGGTATCTGGCAGACCCATGTGTGTGGTGAAGTAG
- the tnpB gene encoding IS66 family insertion sequence element accessory protein TnpB (TnpB, as the term is used for proteins encoded by IS66 family insertion elements, is considered an accessory protein, since TnpC, encoded by a neighboring gene, is a DDE family transposase.), with amino-acid sequence MPTGTKIWLVAGITDMRNGFNGLAVKVQTMLKDDPMSGHVFIFRGRSGSKVKLLWSTGDGLSLLTKRLERGRFAWPSARDGKVFLTPAQLAMLLEGIDWRQPKRLLTSLTML; translated from the coding sequence CTGCCAACAGGCACCAAAATCTGGCTGGTTGCCGGTATCACCGACATGCGCAACGGCTTCAATGGTCTCGCCGTAAAGGTGCAGACGATGCTGAAAGATGACCCGATGTCCGGCCATGTCTTCATCTTCCGGGGCCGCAGCGGCAGTAAGGTCAAACTGCTGTGGTCCACCGGCGACGGGCTGAGCCTGCTGACCAAACGGCTGGAACGCGGCCGCTTCGCCTGGCCCTCTGCCCGCGATGGCAAAGTGTTCCTGACCCCGGCGCAGCTGGCAATGCTTCTGGAAGGCATCGACTGGCGGCAGCCTAAAAGACTGCTTACGTCCCTGACCATGTTGTAG
- a CDS encoding EAL domain-containing protein — protein sequence MFRFPSGPHIEWLTVLDFDEIKIDRIFIANIDDPVKRALLVSVVKGLRGTGKPLVFEGVETPGQFEFVRSLGPGYLVQGWYTGKPETISAMNIQG from the coding sequence ATTTTCCGTTTTCCAAGCGGCCCCCATATTGAATGGCTGACGGTACTGGATTTCGATGAGATAAAAATAGACCGTATTTTTATTGCCAATATTGATGACCCGGTGAAGCGAGCGCTACTTGTTTCTGTGGTGAAAGGGTTACGTGGTACTGGCAAACCACTGGTGTTTGAAGGGGTGGAAACGCCAGGACAGTTTGAATTCGTCCGTTCTCTTGGCCCCGGTTACCTAGTTCAGGGCTGGTATACCGGAAAACCCGAAACAATATCTGCGATGAATATTCAGGGTTAA
- a CDS encoding zinc-binding alcohol dehydrogenase family protein has product MKAVGFWQPGESTSVIEDLSLPHPSMPKGRDLLIRVRAVAVNPRDLKSRRNISPSAGNPVVMGYDASGVVEATGPDVTLFRPGDHVFYAGVLDRQGANAEFQLVDERITGIKPAALSFEAAASVPLTGLTAWEMLFDRLQLSVNGDADQTLLMLGGAGGVPCMAIQLARTLSRVNIIGTASRQESVRAVRGFGAHYVLDHSCALAPQVASLAGLPPITRIFSTYTTPSAWENMAEIIAPQGRIGLIDDPEPLDLRLIKFKSVSVHWEAMFTRPMHATADMSKQHDILNKLSCMLDSGKLKPPLLAEYGRLNAKALRRAHEDMENKNVNGKIVFSGF; this is encoded by the coding sequence ATGAAAGCCGTTGGTTTCTGGCAACCCGGGGAAAGTACATCCGTTATTGAAGATTTGTCGCTTCCCCACCCATCCATGCCCAAGGGGCGTGATCTTTTGATCAGAGTCAGGGCGGTCGCGGTTAACCCACGGGACCTGAAAAGCCGGCGAAACATCAGCCCCTCTGCAGGCAATCCGGTAGTTATGGGATACGACGCTTCCGGTGTTGTTGAAGCAACCGGACCAGATGTGACGCTGTTCAGGCCAGGTGACCACGTTTTCTATGCCGGTGTGCTCGATCGCCAGGGAGCCAACGCAGAGTTTCAGCTGGTTGACGAACGCATTACGGGGATAAAGCCGGCAGCACTAAGTTTTGAAGCTGCAGCGTCGGTTCCTCTGACCGGTCTGACAGCCTGGGAAATGTTATTTGATCGTCTGCAGTTGTCAGTGAACGGAGATGCTGATCAGACCCTGTTGATGCTTGGCGGTGCGGGCGGAGTCCCTTGTATGGCTATACAGCTTGCCCGCACTCTGAGTCGGGTGAACATCATCGGGACTGCCTCCCGGCAGGAGAGTGTCAGAGCGGTTCGCGGGTTTGGTGCGCATTATGTCCTGGATCATTCATGTGCGCTTGCGCCACAGGTTGCCAGCCTTGCTGGACTCCCTCCCATTACCCGGATTTTCTCAACGTACACCACGCCATCTGCCTGGGAAAATATGGCCGAAATTATTGCCCCACAAGGCCGTATCGGACTCATCGACGACCCTGAACCACTGGATCTGCGTTTGATCAAATTTAAGAGCGTTTCTGTTCACTGGGAGGCAATGTTTACCCGCCCCATGCATGCTACTGCGGACATGTCTAAACAGCATGATATTCTTAACAAACTCTCATGCATGCTGGATTCCGGTAAGCTCAAACCTCCGTTGCTGGCAGAGTATGGCAGGCTGAATGCTAAAGCACTTCGCCGGGCTCATGAGGACATGGAAAATAAAAATGTGAACGGGAAAATTGTTTTTTCAGGGTTCTGA
- the lacI gene encoding DNA-binding transcriptional repressor LacI: protein MKPVTLYDVAEYAGVSYQTVSRVVNQASHVSAKTREKVEAAMAQLNYIPNRVAQQLAGKQSLLIGVATSSLALHAPSQIVAAIKSRADQLGASVVVSMVERSSVEACKAAVHNLLAQRVSGLIINYPLDDEDAIAVEAACANVPALFLDVSDQTPINSIIFSHEDGTRLGVEHLIALGHQQIALLAGPLSSVSARLRLADWHKYLTRNQIHPIAELEGDWSAMSGFQQTMQMLNEGIVPTAMLVANDQMALGAMRAITESGLRVGADISVVGYDDTEDSSCYIPPLTTIKQDFRLLGKTSVDRLLKLSQGQAVKSNQLLPVSLVKRKTTLPPNTQTTSPRTLADSLMQLARQVSRLESGQ from the coding sequence GTGAAACCAGTAACGCTATACGATGTCGCAGAGTATGCCGGTGTCTCTTATCAGACCGTTTCCCGCGTGGTGAACCAGGCCAGCCACGTCTCTGCGAAAACGCGGGAAAAGGTGGAAGCGGCGATGGCGCAGCTGAACTACATTCCCAACCGCGTGGCACAACAACTGGCGGGCAAACAGTCGTTGCTGATTGGCGTTGCTACCTCCAGTCTGGCCCTGCACGCGCCGTCGCAAATTGTCGCGGCGATTAAATCTCGCGCCGATCAACTGGGTGCCAGCGTGGTGGTGTCGATGGTAGAACGAAGCAGCGTCGAAGCCTGTAAAGCGGCGGTACATAACCTTCTCGCGCAACGCGTCAGTGGTCTGATCATTAACTATCCGCTGGATGACGAGGATGCCATTGCTGTGGAAGCTGCCTGCGCTAATGTTCCGGCCCTATTTCTTGATGTCTCTGACCAGACTCCCATCAACAGTATAATTTTTTCCCATGAAGACGGTACGCGACTGGGCGTGGAGCATCTGATCGCATTGGGTCACCAGCAAATCGCGTTGTTAGCCGGTCCATTAAGTTCTGTCTCGGCGCGTCTGCGTCTGGCGGACTGGCATAAATATCTCACACGCAATCAAATTCATCCGATAGCGGAACTGGAAGGCGACTGGAGTGCCATGTCCGGTTTTCAACAAACTATGCAAATGCTGAATGAGGGCATCGTTCCCACTGCGATGCTGGTTGCCAACGATCAGATGGCGCTGGGCGCAATGCGCGCTATTACCGAGTCCGGGCTGCGCGTTGGTGCGGATATCTCGGTAGTGGGATACGACGATACCGAAGACAGCTCGTGTTATATCCCGCCGTTAACCACCATCAAACAGGATTTTCGCCTGCTGGGGAAAACTAGCGTGGACCGCTTGCTGAAACTCTCTCAGGGCCAGGCGGTGAAGAGCAATCAGCTGTTGCCCGTCTCACTGGTGAAAAGAAAAACCACCCTACCGCCCAATACGCAAACCACCTCTCCCCGCACGTTGGCAGATTCCTTAATGCAGCTGGCACGACAAGTTTCCCGACTTGAAAGCGGGCAGTGA
- the lacZ gene encoding beta-galactosidase translates to MTMITDSLAVVLQRRDWENPGVTQLNRLAAHPPFASWRNSEEARTDRPSQESRSLNGEWRFAWFPAPEAVPESWLERDLPDADTVIVPSNWQMHGYDAPIYTNVTYPIAVNPPYVPTENPTGCYSLTFNIDESWLQEGQTRIIFDGVNSAFHLWCNGRWVGYGQDSRLPSEFDLSAFLHAGENRLAVMVLRWSDGSYLEDQDMWRMSGIFRDVSLLHKPSTQISDFHVATHFNDDFSRAVLEADVQMYGELRDELRVTVSLWQGETQVASGTAPFGGEIIDERGGYADHVTLRLNVENPKLWSAEIPNLYRAVVELHTADGTLIEAEACDVGFREVRIENGLLLLNGKPLLIRGVNRHEHHPLHGQVMDEQTMVQDILLMKQNNFNAVRCSHYPNHPLWYTLCDHYGLYVVDEANIETHGMVPMNRLTDDPRWLPAMSERVTRMVQRDRNHPSVIIWSLGNESGHGANHDALYRWIKSVDPSRPVQYEGGGADTLATDIICPMYARVDEDQPFPAVPKWSIKKWLSLPGETRPLILCEYAHAMGNSLGGFAKYWQAFRQYPRLQGGFVWDWVDQSLIKYDENGNPWSAYGGDFGDTPNDRQFCMNGLVFADRTPHPALTEAKHQQQFFQFSLSGRTIEVTSEYLFRHSDNELLHWMVALDGKPLASGEVPLDVAPQGKQLIELPGLPQPKSAGQLWLTVHVVQPNATTWSAAGHISAWQQWRLAENLSVTLPSAPHAIPQLTTSETDFCIELDNKRWQFNRQSGFLSQMWIGDKKQLLTPLRDQFTRAPLDNDIGVSEATRIDPNAWVERWKAAGHYQAEAALLQCTADTLADAVLITTVHAWQHQGKTLFISRKTYRIDGSGQMAITVDVEVASNTPHPARIGLTCQLAQVAERVNWLGLGPQENYPDRLTAACFDRWDLPLSDMYTPYVFPSENGLRCGTRELNYGPHQWRGDFQFNISRYSQQQLMETSHRHLLHAEEGTWLNIDGFHMGIGGDDSWSPSVSAEFQLSAGSYHYQLLWCQK, encoded by the coding sequence ATGACAATGATTACGGATTCACTGGCCGTCGTATTACAACGTCGTGACTGGGAAAACCCTGGCGTTACCCAACTTAATCGCCTTGCGGCACATCCCCCTTTCGCCAGCTGGCGTAATAGCGAAGAGGCTCGCACCGATCGCCCTTCCCAAGAGTCGCGCAGCCTGAATGGTGAATGGCGCTTTGCCTGGTTTCCGGCACCAGAAGCGGTACCAGAAAGCTGGCTGGAGCGCGATCTTCCTGACGCCGATACTGTCATCGTCCCCTCAAACTGGCAGATGCACGGTTACGATGCGCCTATCTACACCAACGTGACCTATCCCATTGCGGTCAATCCGCCGTATGTTCCCACGGAGAATCCGACGGGTTGTTACTCGCTCACATTTAATATTGATGAAAGCTGGCTACAGGAAGGCCAGACGCGAATTATTTTTGATGGTGTTAACTCGGCGTTTCATTTGTGGTGCAACGGGCGCTGGGTCGGTTACGGACAGGACAGTCGTTTGCCGTCTGAATTTGACCTGAGCGCATTTTTACACGCCGGAGAAAACCGCCTCGCGGTGATGGTGCTGCGCTGGAGTGACGGCAGTTATCTGGAAGATCAGGATATGTGGCGGATGAGCGGCATTTTCCGTGACGTCTCGTTGCTGCATAAACCGAGCACGCAAATCAGCGATTTCCATGTAGCCACTCACTTTAATGATGATTTCAGCCGCGCTGTACTGGAGGCAGACGTTCAGATGTACGGCGAGCTGCGCGATGAGCTGCGGGTGACGGTTTCTTTGTGGCAGGGTGAAACGCAGGTCGCCAGCGGCACCGCGCCTTTCGGCGGTGAAATTATCGATGAGCGTGGTGGTTATGCCGATCACGTCACCCTACGTCTGAACGTCGAAAACCCGAAACTGTGGAGCGCCGAAATCCCGAATCTCTATCGTGCGGTGGTTGAACTGCACACCGCCGACGGCACGCTGATTGAAGCAGAAGCCTGCGATGTCGGTTTCCGCGAGGTGCGGATTGAAAATGGTCTGCTGCTGCTGAACGGCAAGCCGTTGCTGATTCGCGGCGTTAACCGTCACGAGCATCATCCTCTGCATGGTCAGGTCATGGATGAGCAGACGATGGTGCAGGATATCCTGCTGATGAAGCAGAACAACTTTAACGCCGTGCGCTGTTCGCATTATCCGAACCATCCGCTGTGGTACACGCTGTGCGACCACTACGGCCTGTATGTGGTGGATGAAGCCAACATTGAAACCCACGGCATGGTGCCAATGAATCGTCTGACCGATGATCCGCGCTGGCTACCCGCGATGAGCGAACGCGTAACGCGAATGGTGCAGCGCGATCGTAATCACCCGAGTGTGATCATCTGGTCGCTGGGGAATGAATCAGGCCACGGCGCTAATCACGACGCACTCTATCGCTGGATCAAATCTGTCGATCCTTCCCGCCCGGTACAGTATGAAGGCGGCGGAGCCGACACCCTCGCAACCGATATTATTTGCCCGATGTACGCGCGCGTGGATGAAGACCAGCCCTTCCCGGCTGTGCCGAAATGGTCCATCAAAAAATGGCTTTCGTTGCCTGGAGAGACGCGCCCGCTGATCCTTTGCGAATACGCCCACGCGATGGGTAACAGTCTTGGCGGCTTCGCTAAATACTGGCAGGCGTTTCGTCAGTACCCCCGTTTACAGGGCGGCTTCGTCTGGGACTGGGTGGATCAGTCGCTGATTAAATATGATGAAAATGGCAATCCGTGGTCGGCTTACGGCGGTGATTTTGGCGATACGCCGAATGATCGCCAGTTCTGCATGAACGGTCTGGTCTTTGCCGACCGCACGCCGCATCCGGCGCTGACGGAAGCAAAACACCAGCAGCAGTTTTTCCAGTTCAGTTTATCCGGGCGAACCATCGAAGTGACCAGCGAATACCTGTTTCGTCATAGCGATAACGAGCTCCTGCACTGGATGGTGGCGCTGGATGGCAAGCCGCTGGCAAGCGGTGAAGTGCCTCTGGATGTCGCTCCACAAGGTAAACAGTTGATTGAACTGCCTGGACTACCGCAGCCGAAGAGCGCCGGACAACTCTGGCTAACGGTTCACGTAGTGCAACCGAACGCGACCACATGGTCAGCAGCCGGACACATCAGCGCCTGGCAGCAGTGGCGTCTGGCGGAAAACCTCAGCGTGACACTCCCCTCCGCGCCCCACGCCATCCCGCAACTGACCACCAGCGAAACGGATTTTTGCATCGAGCTGGATAATAAGCGTTGGCAATTTAACCGCCAGTCAGGCTTTCTTTCACAGATGTGGATTGGCGATAAAAAACAACTGCTGACGCCGCTGCGCGATCAGTTCACCCGCGCACCGCTGGATAACGACATTGGCGTAAGTGAAGCGACCCGCATTGACCCTAACGCCTGGGTCGAACGCTGGAAGGCGGCGGGCCATTACCAGGCCGAAGCAGCGTTGTTGCAGTGCACGGCAGATACGCTTGCCGACGCGGTGCTGATTACCACGGTCCACGCGTGGCAGCATCAGGGGAAAACCTTATTTATCAGCCGGAAAACCTACCGGATTGATGGAAGTGGTCAAATGGCGATTACCGTTGATGTTGAAGTGGCGAGCAATACGCCACATCCGGCGCGGATTGGCCTGACCTGCCAGCTGGCGCAGGTAGCAGAGCGGGTAAACTGGCTCGGATTAGGGCCGCAAGAAAACTATCCCGACCGCCTTACTGCGGCCTGTTTTGACCGCTGGGATCTGCCATTGTCAGACATGTATACCCCGTACGTCTTCCCGAGCGAAAACGGTCTGCGCTGCGGGACGCGCGAATTGAATTATGGCCCACACCAGTGGCGCGGCGACTTCCAGTTCAACATCAGCCGCTACAGTCAACAGCAACTGATGGAAACCAGCCATCGCCATCTGCTGCACGCGGAAGAAGGCACATGGCTGAATATCGACGGTTTCCATATGGGGATTGGTGGCGACGACTCCTGGAGCCCGTCAGTGTCGGCGGAATTCCAGCTTAGCGCCGGTAGCTACCATTACCAGTTGCTCTGGTGTCAAAAATAA
- the lacY gene encoding lactose permease: MYYLKNTNFWMFGLFFFFYFFIMGAYFPFFPIWLHDINHISKSDTGIIFAAISLFSLLFQPLFGLLSDKLGLRKYLLWIITGMLVMFAPFFIFIFGPLLQYNILVGSIVGGIYLGFCFNAGAPAVEAFIEKVSRRSNFEFGRARMFGCVGWALCASIVGIMFTINNQFVFWLGSGCAFILAVLLFFAKTDAPSSATVANAVGANHSAFSLKLALELFRQPKLWFLSLYVIGVSCTYDVFDQQFANFFTSFFATGEQGTRVFGYVTTMGELLNASIMFFAPLIINRIGGKNALLLAGTIMSVRIIGSSFATSALEVVILKTLHMFEVPFLLVGCFKYITSQFEVRFSATIYLVCFCFFKQLAMIFMSILAGNMYESIGFQGAYLVLGLVALGFTLISVFTLSGPGPLSLLRRKVNEVA, encoded by the coding sequence ATGTACTATTTAAAAAACACAAACTTTTGGATGTTCGGTTTATTCTTTTTCTTTTACTTTTTTATCATGGGAGCCTACTTCCCGTTTTTCCCGATTTGGCTACATGACATCAACCATATCAGCAAAAGTGATACGGGTATTATTTTTGCCGCTATTTCTCTGTTCTCGCTATTATTCCAGCCGCTGTTTGGTCTGCTTTCTGACAAACTCGGGCTGCGCAAATACCTGCTGTGGATTATTACCGGCATGTTAGTGATGTTTGCGCCGTTCTTTATTTTTATCTTCGGGCCACTGTTACAATACAACATTTTAGTAGGATCGATTGTTGGTGGTATTTATCTAGGCTTTTGTTTTAACGCCGGTGCGCCAGCAGTAGAGGCATTTATCGAGAAAGTCAGCCGTCGCAGTAATTTCGAATTTGGTCGCGCGCGGATGTTTGGCTGTGTTGGCTGGGCGCTGTGTGCCTCGATTGTCGGCATCATGTTCACCATCAATAATCAGTTTGTTTTCTGGCTGGGTTCTGGCTGTGCATTCATCCTCGCCGTTTTACTCTTTTTCGCCAAAACGGATGCGCCCTCTTCTGCCACGGTTGCCAATGCGGTAGGTGCCAACCATTCGGCATTTAGCCTTAAGCTGGCGCTGGAACTGTTCAGACAGCCAAAACTGTGGTTTTTGTCACTGTATGTTATTGGCGTTTCCTGCACCTACGATGTTTTTGACCAACAGTTTGCTAATTTCTTTACTTCGTTCTTTGCTACCGGTGAACAGGGTACGCGGGTATTTGGCTACGTAACGACAATGGGCGAATTACTTAACGCCTCGATTATGTTTTTTGCGCCACTGATCATTAATCGCATCGGTGGGAAAAACGCCCTGCTGCTGGCTGGCACTATTATGTCAGTACGTATTATTGGCTCATCGTTCGCTACCTCAGCACTGGAAGTGGTTATTCTGAAAACGCTGCATATGTTTGAAGTACCGTTCCTGCTGGTGGGCTGCTTTAAATATATTACCAGCCAGTTTGAAGTGCGTTTTTCAGCGACGATTTATCTGGTCTGTTTCTGCTTCTTTAAGCAACTGGCGATGATTTTTATGTCTATTCTGGCGGGCAATATGTATGAAAGCATCGGTTTCCAGGGCGCTTACCTGGTGTTGGGTCTGGTGGCGCTGGGCTTCACCTTAATTTCCGTGTTCACGCTTAGCGGCCCCGGCCCACTTTCCCTGCTGCGTCGCAAGGTGAATGAAGTCGCTTAA
- a CDS encoding DUF6904 family protein: protein MYGVELLWPLILIQLALFRRSMSYIQVNKNHLLLMYSFEHILESALKELMPECWEDLIRIAKCAADSDFKSLEDNIDSRCCYFINLQPKIRKNQLRNILCSFGSLWGKYALDKQDVKMLNEMNSTTGIGQKILLDKSERGVRAPL, encoded by the coding sequence ATTTATGGGGTCGAGCTTTTATGGCCACTTATTCTAATCCAGTTAGCTTTATTCAGGCGTTCAATGAGCTACATCCAAGTGAATAAAAATCACTTGTTACTTATGTATTCATTTGAGCACATACTGGAATCTGCTTTAAAAGAGTTAATGCCAGAGTGCTGGGAAGATCTGATAAGAATCGCCAAATGTGCCGCCGATTCAGATTTTAAGTCTCTTGAAGACAATATCGACAGCAGGTGTTGTTATTTTATAAATCTGCAACCTAAAATCAGAAAAAACCAATTAAGAAACATTCTCTGTTCGTTTGGTTCGCTATGGGGAAAATATGCCCTCGATAAACAGGACGTAAAAATGCTGAATGAAATGAATAGTACAACGGGTATTGGCCAGAAGATATTACTTGATAAATCAGAAAGGGGAGTCAGAGCTCCCCTGTGA
- a CDS encoding IS3-like element ISEc52 family transposase (programmed frameshift), whose product MKKRNFSAEFKRESAQLVVDQNYTVADAASAMDVGLSTMTRWVKQLRDERQGKTPKASPITPEQIEIRELRKKLQCIEMENEIFKKGYRALDVRLPEQFSIIGKLRARYPVATLCHVFGVHRSSYKYWKNRPEKPDGRRAVLRSQVLELHGISHGSAGARSIATMATQRGYQMGRWLAGRLMKELGLVSCQQPTHRYKRGGHEHVAIPNHLERQFAVTEPNQVWCGDVTYIWTGKRWAYLAVVLDLFARKPVGWAMSFSPDSRLTMKALEMAWETCGKPIGVMFHSDQGSHYTSRQFRQLLWRYRIRQSMSRRGNCWDNSPMERFFRSLKNEWVPATGYVSFSDAAHAITDYIVGYYSALRPHEYNGGLPPNESEKRYWKNSK is encoded by the exons ATGAAAAAAAGAAATTTCAGCGCAGAGTTTAAACGCGAATCCGCTCAACTGGTCGTTGACCAGAACTACACCGTGGCAGATGCAGCCAGCGCTATGGATGTCGGCCTTTCCACAATGACGCGATGGGTGAAACAATTACGTGATGAACGGCAGGGCAAAACACCAAAAGCCTCCCCCATTACCCCGGAACAAATTGAAATCCGTGAGCTCAGGAAAAAGCTACAATGTATTGAAATGGAAAATGAAATAT TTAAAAAAGGCTACCGCGCTCTTGATGTCAGACTCCCTGAACAGTTCTCGATAATCGGGAAGCTCAGGGCGCGTTATCCTGTGGCCACTCTCTGCCATGTGTTCGGGGTTCATCGCAGCAGCTACAAATACTGGAAAAACCGTCCTGAAAAGCCAGACGGCAGACGGGCTGTATTACGCAGTCAGGTACTTGAACTGCATGGCATCAGCCACGGCTCTGCCGGAGCAAGAAGCATCGCCACAATGGCAACCCAGAGAGGTTACCAGATGGGGCGCTGGCTTGCTGGCAGACTCATGAAAGAGCTGGGGCTGGTCAGTTGCCAGCAGCCGACTCACCGGTATAAGCGTGGCGGTCATGAGCACGTTGCTATCCCGAATCATCTTGAGCGACAGTTCGCCGTAACGGAACCAAATCAGGTGTGGTGCGGTGATGTGACCTATATCTGGACGGGTAAGCGCTGGGCGTACCTCGCCGTTGTTCTCGACCTGTTCGCAAGAAAACCAGTGGGCTGGGCCATGTCGTTCTCGCCGGACAGCAGGCTCACCATGAAAGCACTGGAAATGGCATGGGAAACCTGTGGTAAGCCCATCGGGGTGATGTTCCACAGCGATCAAGGCAGCCATTATACGAGCAGGCAGTTCCGGCAGTTACTGTGGCGATACCGGATCAGGCAGAGTATGAGTCGGCGTGGAAACTGCTGGGATAACAGCCCAATGGAGCGCTTCTTCAGGAGTCTGAAGAACGAATGGGTGCCGGCGACGGGCTATGTAAGCTTCAGCGATGCAGCTCACGCAATAACGGACTATATCGTTGGATATTACAGCGCACTAAGACCGCACGAATATAATGGTGGGTTACCGCCAAACGAATCGGAAAAACGATACTGGAAAAACTCAAAGTAG